The Bacteroidota bacterium genome includes a window with the following:
- the infB gene encoding translation initiation factor IF-2: protein MAEVKKAKRLSKLVKEFNVGMSTIVEFLEKKGLKIEAKPTSKVPPEFLDILNKEYSSDVQAKEQSKEFSKKTKIIRSQYSAKDKTEESLETEIIEENDDQKDIETETQQTKEISNDIIEEQEISQQETLEDLSEEKHTTEEINEIIGQEVEIKTIEVDKVVETPTEQAVEQEVVLEATESDKAESIDEEIKPETVEEKPEEVIEQIQPIEQELDEIIPEEPVEQKTQPAEEKISKPSVEISDDLPVVEESSFEEDSKVESTEETQETIASKPVPEKAEEIIESSPAVEETIVQEKTTEEKADITKGGKEKEIKVVGKIDLDSINQKTRPGRKSYAEKRAEKKAKEIEKLQAKSKRKPEKADGVKESTVQAEETKVAQKPSKEKPEASKTEDGVYKPEIRKLSGPTVVGKIDLDKITTKKVSSDNKEEPKKRKKKRKRIKKERVDVAQNIQVQKKEKQKTDNRKHDKQKKKIVRTEILEVDVQKQIKDTLAKLTSKGKSKGSKHRRLKREAVSQKSIDDAIKVEAEKNVLKVTEFVSVNEIATMMDIPVNNIISTCMNLGLFVSINQRLDAETITLVADEFGFKTEFISIDVQEAINETQPEEDEKNLKSRAPIATVMGHVDHGKTSLLDYVRNANVIAGEAGGITQHIGAYNVTLFNDKEITFLDTPGHEAFTAMRARGAQVTDIAIIVVASDDKVMPQTVEAINHATAAGVPIVFAINKIDRPGANPEKIKEELANLNFMVEDWGGKYQSQEISAKFGKNIEELLEKVLLEAEMLELKANADRKATGTVIESSLDRGRGYLATILVQNGTLRIGDTLLAGMYSGKVKAMYNERGVKVEIAGPSSPVMILGLDGAPQAGDGFNVMKNEREAREIANKRLQLFREQGLRTQKHITLDEIGRRLALGNFQEINIIVKGDVDGSIEALSDSLIKLSTEKFQVNITHKAVGQISESDVMLASASNAIIVGFQVRPSINARKLAEKEEIDIRLYSVIYDAINDMKDAMEGMLSTELKEDIIGSVEIREVFKISKVGTVAGCMVKEGRIERNAKVRLIREGIVIYTGDLASLKRFKEDVKDVASGYECGLNIANFNDIKVGDIVEAFKMKEVKQTL, encoded by the coding sequence ATGGCAGAGGTTAAAAAGGCGAAAAGATTAAGTAAACTTGTTAAGGAATTTAACGTAGGAATGTCAACTATTGTTGAATTTCTTGAGAAAAAGGGCTTAAAGATTGAAGCCAAACCTACATCTAAAGTCCCTCCTGAATTTTTGGATATTCTTAATAAAGAGTACAGTTCTGATGTGCAAGCAAAAGAGCAATCTAAAGAATTTAGCAAAAAAACTAAAATTATTAGAAGCCAGTATTCGGCTAAAGATAAAACTGAAGAGTCTTTAGAAACTGAAATAATTGAAGAAAATGACGATCAGAAGGATATAGAAACCGAAACACAGCAAACAAAGGAAATTTCTAATGATATAATAGAAGAACAGGAAATTTCTCAGCAAGAAACTTTAGAAGATCTTTCAGAAGAAAAACATACTACTGAAGAGATTAATGAAATAATTGGCCAGGAAGTAGAGATTAAAACTATTGAAGTGGACAAAGTTGTTGAAACTCCAACTGAACAAGCTGTCGAGCAAGAGGTAGTATTGGAAGCTACCGAGTCTGATAAAGCTGAAAGTATTGATGAGGAAATAAAACCTGAAACTGTAGAAGAAAAGCCTGAAGAAGTCATTGAACAAATACAGCCAATTGAGCAGGAGCTTGACGAAATAATCCCAGAAGAACCGGTCGAACAAAAAACTCAGCCTGCTGAAGAAAAAATTAGTAAACCTTCCGTAGAAATTTCAGACGATTTGCCTGTTGTGGAAGAAAGTAGTTTTGAGGAAGATTCAAAAGTTGAATCAACAGAAGAAACTCAAGAAACCATAGCTTCAAAACCTGTTCCTGAAAAGGCTGAAGAGATTATAGAAAGTAGCCCAGCAGTTGAAGAAACTATCGTACAGGAAAAAACAACAGAAGAGAAAGCCGATATAACAAAAGGTGGAAAAGAAAAAGAAATAAAGGTTGTAGGCAAAATCGATTTAGATTCAATAAATCAAAAAACACGACCTGGAAGGAAATCGTATGCCGAAAAAAGAGCAGAAAAGAAAGCCAAAGAAATTGAAAAATTGCAGGCAAAATCGAAACGGAAACCTGAAAAAGCTGATGGAGTAAAAGAATCGACAGTTCAGGCAGAAGAGACAAAAGTTGCTCAAAAACCAAGCAAAGAAAAACCTGAGGCTTCAAAGACTGAAGATGGAGTTTACAAGCCTGAAATTAGAAAACTTTCAGGACCTACTGTTGTCGGAAAAATAGATCTTGACAAAATTACTACCAAAAAAGTTAGCTCCGATAACAAAGAAGAACCAAAAAAGAGAAAGAAAAAACGAAAGAGAATAAAAAAGGAACGCGTTGATGTAGCTCAAAACATTCAGGTTCAGAAAAAAGAAAAGCAAAAAACTGACAATAGGAAGCATGATAAACAAAAGAAGAAAATTGTCAGAACTGAAATATTAGAAGTAGATGTTCAGAAGCAAATAAAAGATACATTAGCAAAACTCACAAGCAAAGGAAAATCGAAAGGTTCCAAGCACCGAAGGTTAAAAAGAGAAGCTGTTTCGCAAAAAAGCATTGATGATGCAATAAAAGTAGAAGCCGAAAAAAATGTTCTGAAAGTTACGGAATTTGTTTCGGTCAACGAAATTGCCACAATGATGGATATTCCAGTGAACAATATCATTTCTACTTGCATGAATTTGGGTTTGTTTGTTTCAATAAATCAAAGGCTCGATGCAGAAACTATTACCTTGGTTGCAGACGAGTTCGGTTTCAAAACAGAATTTATAAGTATAGATGTTCAGGAAGCAATCAATGAAACGCAGCCAGAAGAAGACGAAAAAAACCTAAAAAGTAGAGCACCTATTGCCACAGTTATGGGACATGTTGACCATGGAAAAACATCGCTGTTAGATTATGTAAGAAATGCAAATGTAATAGCAGGAGAAGCTGGAGGAATTACCCAACATATTGGAGCATACAATGTTACACTTTTCAACGATAAAGAAATTACTTTTTTGGATACTCCCGGGCACGAAGCATTTACAGCAATGCGTGCAAGAGGTGCACAAGTAACTGATATTGCAATAATTGTAGTAGCCTCAGACGACAAGGTTATGCCTCAAACCGTTGAAGCAATTAATCATGCTACAGCAGCAGGTGTGCCAATAGTTTTTGCTATCAACAAAATTGATAGACCAGGTGCAAATCCCGAAAAAATAAAGGAAGAATTAGCAAATCTGAATTTTATGGTCGAAGATTGGGGCGGAAAATATCAATCGCAAGAAATATCGGCAAAGTTTGGAAAGAATATAGAAGAACTTCTTGAAAAAGTCCTGTTAGAAGCCGAAATGCTGGAGCTTAAAGCAAATGCCGACAGAAAAGCCACAGGAACTGTGATAGAATCGTCATTAGATAGAGGTAGAGGATATCTCGCAACAATTTTGGTTCAAAATGGCACTCTACGTATTGGCGACACTCTCCTTGCCGGAATGTATTCCGGGAAAGTGAAAGCAATGTACAACGAACGCGGTGTAAAAGTTGAAATTGCAGGACCATCAAGCCCCGTAATGATTTTAGGTTTAGATGGTGCTCCGCAAGCCGGCGATGGATTTAATGTAATGAAGAACGAAAGAGAAGCTCGCGAAATTGCAAATAAACGCCTTCAACTTTTCAGAGAACAAGGATTAAGAACACAAAAACATATTACTCTCGATGAAATTGGTAGAAGACTTGCATTAGGTAATTTCCAGGAAATAAACATTATTGTAAAAGGTGATGTTGATGGAAGTATAGAAGCACTTTCAGACTCATTAATTAAACTATCTACAGAAAAATTCCAGGTAAATATTACTCATAAAGCTGTTGGTCAAATTTCCGAATCGGATGTAATGTTAGCTTCTGCCTCTAATGCTATAATTGTGGGATTTCAGGTACGACCATCGATAAATGCAAGAAAACTTGCCGAAAAGGAAGAAATCGATATTAGACTTTATTCGGTAATTTACGATGCCATAAACGACATGAAAGATGCAATGGAAGGAATGCTTTCCACCGAATTGAAAGAAGATATTATAGGCTCTGTTGAAATTCGTGAGGTATTTAAAATTTCTAAAGTTGGAACAGTTGCAGGTTGTATGGTTAAAGAAGGCAGAATCGAACGTAATGCAAAAGTTAGGTTAATTCGTGAAGGAATTGTAATATACACAGGAGATTTAGCATCGCTTAAACGATTTAAAGAAGACGTAAAAGATGTCGCTTCTGGCTACGAATGCGGTTTAAATATAGCTAATTTTAATGATATAAAAGTTGGCGATATTGTAGAGGCATTTAAAATGAAAGAAGTAAAACAAACTTTGTAA
- the rimP gene encoding ribosome assembly cofactor RimP — protein MIDIDYLKKIVEEEIAKKEIFLVSADISSDSSITVKVDSMAGVSIKECVELSRFIENNFDREDNDYQLQVTSPGLDQPFHVLEQYKKNIGKEIEILLSDGKKLNGALISATDIEIEIVEEKRIKLEGKKRKELVKEQKTIKYKDMKSAKLKIMFK, from the coding sequence ATGATTGATATAGATTATCTGAAAAAAATTGTTGAAGAGGAAATTGCCAAAAAAGAAATATTTTTAGTAAGTGCAGATATTAGTTCGGACAGTAGTATAACTGTTAAAGTGGACAGTATGGCTGGAGTTTCGATAAAAGAATGTGTAGAACTGAGCAGATTTATTGAAAATAATTTCGACAGAGAAGACAATGATTATCAACTTCAAGTTACATCTCCTGGTTTAGATCAACCATTTCATGTGCTTGAGCAATACAAAAAAAATATTGGAAAAGAAATTGAAATTTTGCTTTCTGATGGCAAAAAATTGAATGGAGCCCTAATATCGGCAACCGACATTGAAATTGAAATTGTAGAAGAAAAAAGAATAAAATTAGAGGGGAAAAAGAGAAAAGAATTAGTTAAAGAGCAAAAAACGATAAAATATAAAGATATGAAGTCAGCTAAATTAAAAATTATGTTTAAATAA
- a CDS encoding sulfide/dihydroorotate dehydrogenase-like FAD/NAD-binding protein, translating into MFQILRKQSMAEGTIIRFDVSAPKIAKKIKAGQFIILRVNETGERIPLTVADKDEFAGIITLIFQIVGKTTALLGSLNEGNLIKDISGPLGMAADCEKVGTVVMVGGGTGVAILHHVAKAFKEAGNYVIGIIGARDKNMLILEDEMSYICDELIITTDDGSYGRQGFVTQPLEKYLEERFDIKLVYAIGPIIMMKNVANLTKKFNTPTMVSLNPIMIDGTGMCGCCRVTVDKKTKFACVHGPDFDGHKVDFDELAKRNDNYLQAEKTSLLFSIR; encoded by the coding sequence ATGTTTCAAATTCTTAGAAAGCAATCAATGGCGGAAGGCACAATCATTCGTTTCGACGTAAGTGCTCCCAAAATTGCAAAAAAAATCAAAGCCGGACAATTTATTATTCTTCGTGTAAACGAAACTGGCGAACGAATACCATTGACTGTAGCCGACAAAGATGAATTTGCCGGAATTATTACACTTATTTTTCAAATTGTAGGAAAAACTACTGCTCTACTTGGTTCTTTAAACGAAGGTAATCTCATAAAAGACATATCAGGACCTCTTGGAATGGCTGCCGATTGCGAAAAAGTGGGCACTGTAGTTATGGTAGGAGGCGGAACAGGAGTTGCAATTCTTCATCATGTAGCAAAAGCCTTTAAGGAAGCCGGAAATTATGTTATTGGAATTATTGGTGCCAGAGATAAGAACATGCTCATTTTGGAAGATGAGATGAGCTATATTTGCGATGAACTGATAATTACTACCGATGATGGAAGTTATGGTCGTCAAGGATTTGTTACTCAACCTCTCGAAAAATATCTTGAAGAACGTTTCGATATTAAATTAGTTTATGCAATTGGTCCTATCATTATGATGAAAAATGTTGCAAATCTTACCAAAAAATTCAATACACCAACCATGGTTAGCCTCAATCCAATTATGATTGATGGAACCGGAATGTGTGGATGTTGCAGAGTAACTGTTGATAAGAAAACAAAATTTGCTTGCGTTCATGGTCCCGATTTCGATGGCCACAAAGTAGATTTCGACGAACTCGCAAAACGTAACGACAATTATCTTCAAGCAGAAAAAACTTCATTGCTTTTTTCTATTCGATAA
- a CDS encoding HD domain-containing protein — protein MKEAKKYYQKIINDPVYGFINIPSELVFNIIEHPYFQRLRRIKQLGLTFYVYPGTTHTRFQHAVGSMHLMKLAIEVIKHKGHEISEEEAQSAMIAILLHDIGHGPFSHSLERIIIDNIDHEFITGQYFVDLNNYFDNKLENAIKIFNNQYHKKYLHQLISSQLDVDRLDYLRRDSFFSGVSEGIIGSDRIIKMLNVVDNELVIEEKGIYSVEKYLIARRFMYWQVYLHKAVLSAEIMIAKILMRAKELAQSGEKLFSIPEFSFLLENKISKNDFEKTNSKSILEIFSKLDDSDVFSSIKVWSDHKDKILSDQCKRLINRRLFKVEISNTEFMPDKIDHLEKLAMKKYGISKNDVSYYVFSNKLSNSAYNLNSEKINVIYKSGKLVDFEEASDMQNLTAFSKNVVKHFLYYPKDLI, from the coding sequence TTGAAAGAAGCAAAGAAATATTATCAAAAAATAATTAACGATCCGGTTTATGGCTTCATAAATATCCCAAGCGAATTGGTTTTCAACATAATTGAGCATCCATATTTTCAACGATTGAGGCGAATAAAACAATTAGGCTTGACTTTTTATGTTTATCCGGGAACTACTCACACTCGTTTTCAACATGCAGTTGGCTCTATGCATCTTATGAAATTGGCAATTGAAGTGATAAAACATAAGGGGCATGAAATTTCGGAAGAGGAAGCCCAGTCTGCAATGATTGCAATTTTACTGCACGATATCGGGCATGGGCCATTTTCTCATTCGCTCGAAAGAATAATTATTGATAATATTGATCATGAGTTTATTACAGGTCAGTATTTTGTAGATTTAAATAACTATTTTGATAACAAACTAGAAAATGCTATTAAGATTTTTAATAATCAATATCACAAAAAGTATCTACATCAGCTAATTTCAAGTCAATTGGATGTTGACAGATTAGACTATTTGAGGCGCGACAGTTTTTTTTCAGGAGTTTCGGAAGGAATTATTGGTTCCGACAGAATAATTAAAATGCTTAATGTTGTAGATAATGAATTAGTTATTGAAGAAAAAGGAATTTATTCAGTTGAAAAATATTTAATCGCCAGGCGGTTTATGTATTGGCAGGTATATTTGCATAAAGCGGTTCTGTCGGCAGAAATTATGATTGCAAAAATTCTAATGCGCGCTAAAGAACTGGCTCAATCTGGAGAAAAATTGTTTTCAATTCCTGAATTTTCATTTCTATTAGAAAATAAAATATCTAAAAATGATTTTGAAAAAACTAATTCAAAATCAATTTTAGAAATATTTTCAAAGTTAGACGATAGCGATGTTTTTTCTTCTATAAAAGTTTGGTCAGACCACAAAGACAAAATCCTTTCCGACCAGTGCAAACGATTAATTAATAGGCGTTTATTTAAAGTAGAAATTTCTAATACTGAATTTATGCCTGATAAAATAGACCATTTGGAGAAATTAGCAATGAAAAAATACGGCATTTCAAAAAACGATGTTTCTTATTATGTCTTTTCAAATAAACTGAGTAACAGTGCGTACAACCTTAATTCTGAAAAAATAAACGTAATCTACAAATCAGGAAAATTAGTCGATTTTGAAGAAGCTTCTGATATGCAAAATCTAACTGCTTTCAGTAAAAATGTTGTGAAGCATTTTTTGTATTATCCGAAAGATCTTATTTGA
- the amrS gene encoding AmmeMemoRadiSam system radical SAM enzyme, with product MKEALYYRKIDSQTVECNLCAHNCKIAEGNHGICESRKNNEGKLYSENYGRICSIAIDPIEKKPLYHFHSGKSILSFGSVGCNMKCEFCQNWEISQSNVEKFSYLRDYQPKQIIDKALKSKNNIGIAYTYNEPTIWYEFLLYTAKIAKKEGLKNIMVTNGFINERPLKEICNYVDAFNVDLKSFENSFYQKISKASLQPVLNTLKTIKSHSKHLEITNLIVTSINDDAKTFEEMVKWIAYELGTKTVLHISRYFPRFQMTIEQTPVKKILELFNIAKKHLKYVYLGNVLLSEGNDTICDKCGKMVIIRRDYLIRTIGITGNGSCYYCGNNIISTE from the coding sequence ATGAAAGAAGCTTTATATTATCGGAAAATAGATTCGCAAACAGTTGAGTGTAATTTGTGTGCTCATAATTGCAAAATAGCTGAAGGGAATCATGGAATTTGCGAATCGAGAAAAAACAATGAAGGCAAACTGTATTCAGAAAATTATGGAAGAATTTGCTCGATTGCAATCGACCCAATCGAAAAAAAACCCTTATATCATTTTCATTCGGGCAAATCAATTTTGTCGTTTGGAAGTGTGGGTTGCAATATGAAATGCGAGTTTTGCCAAAATTGGGAAATCTCACAATCGAATGTTGAAAAATTTTCATATTTAAGAGATTATCAACCTAAGCAGATAATTGACAAAGCACTAAAATCTAAAAATAATATTGGAATTGCATATACCTACAACGAGCCAACTATTTGGTACGAATTTTTGCTCTACACAGCGAAAATTGCTAAAAAGGAAGGATTAAAAAATATTATGGTAACTAATGGTTTTATAAATGAACGGCCATTGAAAGAAATTTGCAACTATGTCGATGCATTTAATGTAGATTTAAAATCGTTTGAAAATTCGTTTTATCAGAAAATTTCAAAAGCGAGTTTGCAACCTGTTTTGAATACTTTGAAAACAATAAAAAGCCATTCTAAGCATCTTGAAATTACGAATTTAATAGTTACTTCAATCAACGACGATGCCAAAACTTTTGAAGAAATGGTGAAATGGATTGCTTATGAACTTGGCACAAAAACCGTGCTTCATATTTCTCGTTATTTCCCTAGATTTCAAATGACAATAGAACAAACTCCGGTAAAGAAAATATTAGAATTATTCAATATCGCTAAAAAGCATTTGAAGTATGTTTACCTGGGCAATGTTTTGCTTAGCGAAGGAAACGATACCATCTGCGACAAATGCGGAAAAATGGTAATAATCAGGCGCGATTATTTGATTAGAACAATTGGGATTACCGGCAATGGTTCTTGTTATTATTGTGGAAACAATATTATTTCTACTGAATAG
- the nusA gene encoding transcription termination/antitermination protein NusA, whose translation MKNLNLIDTFSEFKELKNIDRTTMMSVLEDVFKSLIRKKYGTTENFDIIINIDKGDFEIWRNREIVDDEDFEDEILEIPLSKALKIDADYEVGEDYTERVELNDFGRRSILSVRQNLTTRILEIEKDGIFGNYKDKIGEIITGEVYQVWKKEILVLDDEGNELILPKQEQIPSDYFKKGDSIRAVVIKVDMRNNNPLIIISRTSPIFLERLFELEVPEIFDGLITIKKIVRKPGERAKIAVESYDERIDPVGACVGMKGSRIHGIVRELRNENIDVINFSQDIKLFISRALNPAKITSINILEEEKRAEIFLKPDQVSLAIGKSGLNIKLAGQLVDLELDVYRDIDVEDDEDVDIEEFSDELEGWIIDALKAIGCDTAKSVLELSFEDLVKRTDLEEETITYVMQIIKAEFE comes from the coding sequence ATGAAGAATTTAAACTTAATTGATACATTTTCAGAATTTAAAGAATTAAAAAACATAGATAGAACAACAATGATGAGTGTTCTTGAAGATGTTTTTAAGAGCTTAATTAGAAAAAAGTACGGCACTACCGAAAATTTCGATATCATTATAAATATCGATAAAGGTGATTTCGAGATATGGCGTAATAGAGAAATAGTTGATGATGAAGATTTTGAAGATGAAATACTTGAAATTCCTCTATCGAAGGCATTAAAAATCGATGCAGATTATGAAGTTGGGGAAGACTATACAGAGCGTGTTGAACTGAATGATTTTGGAAGAAGGTCTATTTTGTCTGTCCGTCAGAATCTAACTACAAGAATTCTCGAAATTGAAAAAGATGGCATTTTCGGCAACTATAAAGATAAAATTGGAGAAATAATTACAGGAGAAGTTTATCAGGTCTGGAAAAAAGAAATATTAGTACTTGATGATGAAGGAAATGAACTAATACTTCCGAAACAGGAGCAAATACCATCAGATTATTTCAAAAAAGGCGATAGTATTCGTGCAGTAGTCATAAAAGTTGATATGCGAAATAACAATCCTTTGATAATAATTTCACGCACTTCGCCAATTTTCCTTGAAAGACTTTTTGAATTAGAAGTTCCTGAAATTTTCGATGGACTTATTACCATTAAAAAAATTGTTAGAAAACCTGGAGAAAGAGCAAAAATTGCTGTAGAATCTTACGACGAAAGAATTGATCCGGTTGGTGCATGTGTTGGCATGAAAGGATCCAGAATACACGGAATTGTTAGAGAACTACGAAACGAAAATATTGATGTGATAAACTTTTCTCAGGACATTAAACTATTTATATCGAGAGCATTAAATCCTGCAAAAATTACATCAATAAACATTCTTGAAGAAGAAAAAAGAGCAGAAATATTCCTCAAACCAGATCAAGTATCACTTGCAATTGGGAAAAGTGGATTAAATATTAAATTGGCTGGACAATTGGTTGATTTAGAGCTTGATGTATATCGCGATATTGATGTTGAAGACGACGAAGATGTTGATATTGAAGAATTTTCTGACGAATTAGAAGGATGGATAATTGACGCACTAAAAGCAATAGGATGCGATACTGCAAAAAGTGTTTTAGAGCTGTCATTCGAAGATTTAGTTAAACGAACGGATCTTGAAGAAGAAACGATTACATATGTTATGCAAATTATAAAAGCAGAATTTGAATAA
- the lpxD gene encoding UDP-3-O-(3-hydroxymyristoyl)glucosamine N-acyltransferase → MEFTANYLAQILKGNVEGDGNVTVSDFSRIEDGKTGTLSFLANPKYNKYLYTTESNIVIINKDFEIEKEVSPTLIRVENAYESFAELLTIYESLKKNQQGIEQPSFISQDIEIPDNVYVGAFTYIGQNVKIGNNVKIYPNCYIADNVEIKENTIINSGVRIYSECKIGSDCTFHSGVVIGSDGFGFAPQKNNDYKKVPQIGNVIIEDNVEVGANTTIDRATIGSTIIRKGVKLDNLIQIGHNVEIGENTVIAAQSGIAGSTKIGKACMIGGQVGIIGHLTIADEVKIAAQSGIAKSIKEKGAIYQGSPAFKIIDYQKSLVIFKNLPQLKKQIDTIEKSL, encoded by the coding sequence ATGGAATTTACTGCAAATTATTTAGCACAAATATTGAAGGGTAATGTTGAAGGAGATGGAAATGTAACTGTTTCAGATTTTTCAAGAATCGAAGATGGTAAAACAGGTACTTTAAGTTTTCTTGCAAACCCAAAATATAACAAATATCTTTATACAACAGAATCAAATATAGTTATTATTAATAAAGATTTTGAAATTGAAAAAGAGGTTTCGCCAACTCTTATTCGAGTTGAAAATGCCTATGAATCTTTTGCTGAATTATTAACTATCTACGAAAGTCTTAAAAAAAACCAACAAGGAATTGAGCAGCCATCTTTTATTTCTCAAGATATAGAAATTCCTGATAATGTGTATGTTGGTGCTTTCACCTACATCGGACAAAATGTAAAAATTGGCAATAATGTAAAAATTTACCCAAATTGCTATATTGCTGACAATGTTGAAATAAAAGAAAACACAATAATAAATTCAGGTGTAAGAATTTATTCCGAATGTAAAATAGGTTCAGATTGCACATTCCACAGTGGAGTGGTAATAGGAAGCGACGGATTTGGCTTCGCTCCACAAAAAAATAATGATTATAAAAAAGTTCCGCAAATTGGAAATGTTATTATTGAAGATAATGTTGAAGTTGGGGCAAATACAACAATAGACAGAGCAACAATTGGTTCAACAATTATTAGAAAGGGAGTTAAATTAGACAATTTAATTCAAATTGGGCATAATGTTGAAATTGGAGAAAATACTGTAATTGCTGCACAAAGCGGAATTGCAGGTTCAACCAAAATTGGCAAAGCATGCATGATAGGCGGTCAGGTTGGGATAATTGGTCATCTGACTATTGCTGATGAAGTGAAAATTGCAGCTCAGTCGGGAATTGCTAAAAGTATAAAAGAGAAAGGTGCAATTTATCAAGGCTCGCCCGCTTTTAAAATCATCGATTATCAAAAATCATTAGTTATATTCAAGAATCTTCCACAACTAAAAAAACAGATCGACACAATCGAAAAAAGCCTTTAA
- the amrA gene encoding AmmeMemoRadiSam system protein A codes for MMYEPKTIYSKLALETILTSVKKRNLKLFRQQKIPELLSKKQACFVSIHKKDGSLRGCIGTIEPVRTCLFHEIIDNAIAASSRDSRFSPITADELDSIEVSVDVLSIPEIVNDISELDPQNFGVIVSDNSYRKAVLLPNLEGIETVKYQLDIVKRKAGIYDNYENLNIQKFTATRYH; via the coding sequence ATGATGTATGAACCAAAAACTATATATTCTAAACTGGCATTGGAAACAATTTTAACTTCTGTTAAAAAAAGAAACTTAAAATTGTTTAGGCAACAAAAAATCCCTGAATTGCTATCTAAAAAGCAAGCCTGCTTTGTTTCAATTCATAAAAAAGATGGTTCGCTAAGAGGATGTATAGGCACTATCGAACCTGTTAGAACTTGTTTGTTTCATGAAATTATTGACAATGCAATTGCTGCTTCGTCAAGAGATTCGAGGTTTTCTCCTATTACAGCTGATGAGTTGGATAGCATTGAAGTTTCTGTAGATGTCCTGTCGATACCAGAAATTGTAAATGATATTTCGGAACTCGATCCTCAAAATTTTGGAGTGATTGTTTCGGATAATTCTTATAGAAAAGCAGTGTTATTACCAAATCTTGAAGGCATTGAAACCGTTAAATATCAGCTCGATATTGTTAAACGAAAGGCTGGGATATATGATAATTACGAAAACCTAAATATTCAAAAATTTACGGCAACGCGCTATCATTAA